In one Rhopalosiphum padi isolate XX-2018 chromosome 3, ASM2088224v1, whole genome shotgun sequence genomic region, the following are encoded:
- the LOC132927250 gene encoding uncharacterized protein LOC132927250, protein MRSTRKWESDKTGKGFVNFLINSLPFEAHVPKYQYCGPGTKLKKRLDRGDKGINPLDTACRDHDIVYETSKNLEDRHNADKVLELRAWERFKAKDTPRKEKIVAYAVANTMKAKRKIGMGCKGKRGRVNKIKNGTRAAIKKKKVKKNYRGKRMILAPGQTGGAIPLIPIFAGLSALGSLMSGSASVYNAIQNSKRKKGNGLKNKGSRKKN, encoded by the coding sequence ATGCGTTCAACACGTAAGTGGGAATCAGATAAGACTGGCAAAGGTTTCGTAAATTTCCTTATAAATAGTCTCCCGTTTGAAGCCCATGTTCCAAAATATCAGTATTGTGGACCTGgtacgaaattaaaaaagagGTTAGATCGTGGCGATAAAGGAATAAACCCATTGGATACTGCATGTCGTGATCACGATATTGTGTATGAAACTAGCAAAAATTTAGAAGATAGACATAACGCTGATAAGGTGTTAGAACTCCGTGCTTGGGAAAGATTTAAAGCAAAAGATACACCTAGAAAAGAGAAAATTGTAGCGTACGCAGTAGCTAACACAATGAAAGCTAAAAGAAAAATAGGTATGGGCTGTAAAGGTAAACGGGGacgtgttaataaaataaaaaatgggacACGAgctgcgataaaaaaaaaaaaggttaagaaaaattatagagGTAAAAGAATGATTCTAGCACCGGGTCAGACAGGTGGTGCAATTCCCTTAATACCTATTTTCGCAGGATTATCAGCACTTGGTAGTTTAATGTCTGGAAGTGCTAGTGTATATAATGCAATCCaaaattcaaaaagaaaaaaaggtaacggattaaaaaataaaggatcaagaaaaaaaaactga
- the LOC132927249 gene encoding uncharacterized protein LOC132927249 codes for MYESITLSLTGNETTLSSNYFPSLNVYEDSEIALLCLQTFNSFPNINSSNNKFAIQVIDEYNNNNNENICYIALKTGCYEIVDINRQIKKQINSYNEENGTKITFDISVDHNDFRSYIQCNGIIMFNMINGIAPILGFEKRDYPPEYVTHRSEKAVNLNTINSIKVMCNIAQGSFNNHLQSHTIYEFFPSEKTGTKVVQSPPNLIYYKLNKINIDSITVQLVDQDFNQIENFGETLTVVLHIKRYGS; via the coding sequence atgtatgaatcAATCACATTAAGTTTAACTGGGAATGAAACCACACTATCTTCAAATTATTTCCCGTCTCTAAACGTGTACGAAGACTCTGAAATAGCTTTGTTATGTTTACAAACGTTCAATTCGTTTCCAAACATAAATTCTTCTAATAACAAATTTGCAATACAAGTAAtagacgagtataataataataataatgaaaatatatgttatattgcattaaaaacgGGATGTTACGAAATTGTAGATATTAACCGTCAAATTAAGAAGCAAATAAATTCTTACAATGAAGAAAAtggtacaaaaataacattCGATATTTCAGTTGACCATAATGATTTTAGATCATACATACAATGTAAtggtataattatgtttaatatgattaatgggATAGCACCCATATTAGGATTTGAAAAACGAGACTATCCTCCGGAGTATGTAACTCATCGATCGGAAAAAGCtgtaaatttaaacacaattaattctataaaagtGATGTGTAATATAGCTCAAGGATCATTCAACAATCACCTTCAAAGTCATACGATTTACGAGTTTTTTCCGAGTGAAAAGACTGGGACAAAAGTTGTTCAATCACcgccaaatttaatatattataaattaaataaaataaatattgattcaatAACTGTACAATTAGTTGATCAGGATTTTAATCAAATCGAAAATTTTGGTGAGACATTAACAGTTGTGTTACATATTAAACGTTACGGTTCTTAA
- the LOC132926662 gene encoding uncharacterized protein LOC132926662 isoform X2 has product MATYSVVHFFGDNSVAAVPRFWYSDKKSTCAWPKKPHNTKKLIEQCSIPNKIEYEYLEARVMSSGIESLAAAKQKAKKAMYISDLDEDEIKPKTKKLKTSIDCPVFSENYIAPENLSENSLHLPGSNIKKCETVVSQPFAASKQPLIDKSPVSISGWSPSPLKAAAKDHIKNASTDKISLKTIDSCTKKVISTTVSRKLEFGDYKDKPYNKKINFDMLSDEESFGTPIMKNKVSPFINKVTHNNEQTLKSNTNDRKKSCTPLQTIDSGSRICSNSAVDNGTQKILKSILKNMVYIQTDIKHLSMQQKEILSKLDSTSMLKNSIKCSSNNEFLDNFNWPINELEYLEVIEEKIKDQDMRDYLVNDLSHLGGNSIKAIIKRIVYKLFTDVLLSNFSFTGKKGKQKFCKLNLCSVIFDAVKNQTKVKNVDQNEMEERLKYHLAQAPFNVKRLNDKISESV; this is encoded by the exons ATGGCCACATATTCTGTTGTTCATTTTTTTGGAGATAATAGTGTAGCAGCCGTTCCAAGATTTTGGTATTCAGATAAAAAAAGTACTTGCGCATGGCCAAAAAAACCTCACAATACCAAAAAATTGATCGAGCAATGTAGCATACCCAACAAAATTGAATATGAGTATTTAGAAGCAAGAGTAATGAGCTCAGGAATAg AATCTTTAGCAGCTGCAAAACAAAAAGCTAAAAAAGCCATGTACATTTCCGATCTTGATGAAGATGAAATTAAACCTAAgactaaaaaacttaaaacatcaATTGATTGCCCCGTTTTTTcag aaaattatattgctCCTGAAAATCTGTCCGAAAATTCTCTACATTTACCTGGAAGTAATATAAAGAAATGTGAAACTGTAGTCAGTCAACCTTTTGCTGCTTCAAAGCAGCCTTTAATTGATAAGTCACCTGTTTCAATTAGTGGTTGGTCACCATCACCTCTAAAAGCTGCTGCTAAag ACCACATAAAAAATGCATCTAcggataaaatatcattaaaaacaatcgATTCATGTACTAAAAAAGTTATCTCCACTACAG TTTCAAGAAAACTTGAATTTGGTGATTATAAAGACAAaccat acaacaaaaaaataaattttgacatGCTGTCAGATGAAGAATCTTTTGGAACaccaattatgaaaaataaagtttCTCCAT tTATAAACAAAGTTACACATAATAATGAACAAACATTAAAGTCCAATACCAATGAccgaaaaaaaa GTTGTACACCATTACAAACAATTGATAGCGGTTCTCGAATCTGTAGTAATTCGGCAGTTGATAATG gtactcaaaaaatattgaagtctatattaaaaaatatggtatacATTCAAACTGACATTAAACATCTAAGTATGCAACAAAAAGAAATTCTATCTAAACTAGATAGTACATCAATGTTAAAAAACAGTATTAAGTGTTCATCTAACAATGAATTCTTAGACAACTTCAACTGGCCAATAAATGAACTTGAATATCTTGAAGTTatcgaagaaaaaataaaagatcaAGATATGCGTGACTATTTG gtAAATGACTTGTCACATTTGGGAGGAAATTCTATAAAAGCTATTATAAAgagaatagtttataaattatttactgatgTCTTACTATCCAATTTTTCATTTACTGGCAAAAAGGGGAAACAGAAGTTTTGTAAACTAAATTTATGTTCTGTTATTTTTG ATGCTGTTAAAAATCAAACCAAGGTGAAGAATGTCGACCAAAATGAAATGGAGGAACGATTGAAATACCATTTAGCACAAGCTCCGTTTAATGTAAAaagattaaatgataaaattagtgaaagtgtataa
- the LOC132926662 gene encoding uncharacterized protein LOC132926662 isoform X1: MATYSVVHFFGDNSVAAVPRFWYSDKKSTCAWPKKPHNTKKLIEQCSIPNKIEYEYLEARVMSSGIESLAAAKQKAKKAMYISDLDEDEIKPKTKKLKTSIDCPVFSENYIAPENLSENSLHLPGSNIKKCETVVSQPFAASKQPLIDKSPVSISGWSPSPLKAAAKDHIKNASTDKISLKTIDSCTKKVISTTVSRKLEFGDYKDKPCKYYNKKINFDMLSDEESFGTPIMKNKVSPFINKVTHNNEQTLKSNTNDRKKSCTPLQTIDSGSRICSNSAVDNGTQKILKSILKNMVYIQTDIKHLSMQQKEILSKLDSTSMLKNSIKCSSNNEFLDNFNWPINELEYLEVIEEKIKDQDMRDYLVNDLSHLGGNSIKAIIKRIVYKLFTDVLLSNFSFTGKKGKQKFCKLNLCSVIFDAVKNQTKVKNVDQNEMEERLKYHLAQAPFNVKRLNDKISESV, encoded by the exons ATGGCCACATATTCTGTTGTTCATTTTTTTGGAGATAATAGTGTAGCAGCCGTTCCAAGATTTTGGTATTCAGATAAAAAAAGTACTTGCGCATGGCCAAAAAAACCTCACAATACCAAAAAATTGATCGAGCAATGTAGCATACCCAACAAAATTGAATATGAGTATTTAGAAGCAAGAGTAATGAGCTCAGGAATAg AATCTTTAGCAGCTGCAAAACAAAAAGCTAAAAAAGCCATGTACATTTCCGATCTTGATGAAGATGAAATTAAACCTAAgactaaaaaacttaaaacatcaATTGATTGCCCCGTTTTTTcag aaaattatattgctCCTGAAAATCTGTCCGAAAATTCTCTACATTTACCTGGAAGTAATATAAAGAAATGTGAAACTGTAGTCAGTCAACCTTTTGCTGCTTCAAAGCAGCCTTTAATTGATAAGTCACCTGTTTCAATTAGTGGTTGGTCACCATCACCTCTAAAAGCTGCTGCTAAag ACCACATAAAAAATGCATCTAcggataaaatatcattaaaaacaatcgATTCATGTACTAAAAAAGTTATCTCCACTACAG TTTCAAGAAAACTTGAATTTGGTGATTATAAAGACAAaccatgtaaatatt acaacaaaaaaataaattttgacatGCTGTCAGATGAAGAATCTTTTGGAACaccaattatgaaaaataaagtttCTCCAT tTATAAACAAAGTTACACATAATAATGAACAAACATTAAAGTCCAATACCAATGAccgaaaaaaaa GTTGTACACCATTACAAACAATTGATAGCGGTTCTCGAATCTGTAGTAATTCGGCAGTTGATAATG gtactcaaaaaatattgaagtctatattaaaaaatatggtatacATTCAAACTGACATTAAACATCTAAGTATGCAACAAAAAGAAATTCTATCTAAACTAGATAGTACATCAATGTTAAAAAACAGTATTAAGTGTTCATCTAACAATGAATTCTTAGACAACTTCAACTGGCCAATAAATGAACTTGAATATCTTGAAGTTatcgaagaaaaaataaaagatcaAGATATGCGTGACTATTTG gtAAATGACTTGTCACATTTGGGAGGAAATTCTATAAAAGCTATTATAAAgagaatagtttataaattatttactgatgTCTTACTATCCAATTTTTCATTTACTGGCAAAAAGGGGAAACAGAAGTTTTGTAAACTAAATTTATGTTCTGTTATTTTTG ATGCTGTTAAAAATCAAACCAAGGTGAAGAATGTCGACCAAAATGAAATGGAGGAACGATTGAAATACCATTTAGCACAAGCTCCGTTTAATGTAAAaagattaaatgataaaattagtgaaagtgtataa
- the LOC132925752 gene encoding LOW QUALITY PROTEIN: gastrula zinc finger protein XlCGF49.1-like (The sequence of the model RefSeq protein was modified relative to this genomic sequence to represent the inferred CDS: substituted 1 base at 1 genomic stop codon) — protein MAYLWMHIDKNTYLCNVCGKRFINNSELKFHRQNHKGEKPYLCKICNKSYVQNSSLTVHHRIHTGEKPYQCKVCEKSFTHSSSLTVHRRVHTGEKPYQCEVCEKLFAQSSSLTVHCRIHTGEKRYKCKVCEKSFTHNSSLTVHRRIHTREKPYKCDSCEKLFAHKNSLKTHIFQXHTREKPYLCYICGESFNHSNNLIAHQRIHVDWFL, from the coding sequence ATGGCATATCTGTGGATGCATATAGACAAGAACACGTATCTGTGCAACGTTTGTGGTAAGAGGTTCATCAATAATAGTGAGTTAAAATTCCACAGACAAAATCACAAGGGAGAAAAGCCATACTTGTGTAAAATTTGCAACAAATCGTACGTTCAAAATAGTAGTCTGACGGTCCACCACCGAATTCATACGGGAGAAAAGCCATACCAGTGCAAAGTTTGCGAAAAATCATTCACTCATAGCAGTAGTCTGACGGTCCACCGCCGAGTTCACACGGGAGAGAAGCCATACCAGTGCGAAGTATGTGAAAAATTGTTCGCTCAAAGTAGTAGTCTAACGGTCCACTGCCGAATTCACACTGGGGAGAAGCGATACAAGTGCAAAGTTTGCGAAAAATCGTTCACTCATAACAGTAGTCTAACGGTTCACCGCCGAATTCACACGAGAGAAAAGCCATACAAATGTGACTCGTGTGAAAAATTATTCGCTCATAAAAATAGTCTGAAAACACATATTTTCCAATGACATACAAGAGAAAAACCATACTTGTGCTACATTTGCGGCGAATCGTTCAATCATTCTAATAATCTTATAGCACATCAGAGGATTCACGTCGACTGGTTTTTATGA